The nucleotide sequence CCGCGCAATCACACTTTCAAACTCAGCAGGGGTAAACAACCCCAGGTTAATCAAACTCTGAAACTCACTGCGGGAAATATTCCACTCACGATTCATCCGCCCAAATGGCAAACGCTCCACCAGCAAAACCCGGTAGCCCAATCGAGCCATCACGGCGGCATGAATTACCCCCAGAGCACCCCCCACATAAACCAGATCGTATAGAGGCCCAGAAGCAGAAGTCGGCTGCGCTTCCCGCTCCGTGTCCCCTACCCCGTACCCCTTATCCGATATGGTTCCCTTGAAAATTACCTGCTTTGGCTGCTGTGGATGTCGCACCCCCTCACGCCAGCGCTGCTCCCACCAGTAAACACGGGTCAGGTCATACTCCCCCTGAGGCATTTTCCGAAAATACTTGACCGTCAATGGATACTGGTCAGCCAGTGCGTCGAAGATAGACTGCTGAGACAGGTCAACGACCGGAGGAGCCGGATATTGATTGGGAAACCGGGCACGAATCTCCAACTCCAGACATTTCAGGATAGTGCCCTCCTGGGGGAGGGCCTGCTCTGCCCAGCGGAATACCTTAAGGTAGGTCGTCCGTTGTACCGACCAGACAAAAATTGAAAGTTCGTTATGAAATCGAGGAGACGCTTCAGAAATATTGTCATCGTGCAGTGTAGTGTTGGGAAACCGCAATCGAATGCCACTTTCAGTCACAATTTTTTTGCCTGCCACTGACTCAAAGTGGAGCTGTAGCCAGCGTTTAACCTCCTCAGTCGAGGGCGTGGGAACTTCGATATATAGGATTTCCTTCATCTGGCTCGCAAAACTCCTGTAATTTAGCTGAAAGGAATTAGTTAAGGAAGTCTTAAAATGCGCTAAACTGCAAGGCATTATCGCAAAAAAACGTTACACCATTTTCATAATTCCACCCGTTATTTTTAATTTGTATAGCAAATCCACCATGAACTATCCTATTCCAGCCCACCCCCAGGAATTTGTGGCACTTCGCCAAAACCCTGTCAGCGAAGAACTGATCGCGGCTGCGATCGCCGGGGTGATTCAGGTTGCCCGTTCGAGTGGGCAGTCTCTCGACGACCTGATGGCGGAAGTTCTGGCAGATGATGCGCTTCTTGATCAGGAACAGCGCCGCTGGCTAGGCGAGATTGTTGCGGCTGCCTGGGAAAAACTACCGTAGTCCGTCAGTTGAACATCAAGGCACTGTACAGTTATTTCTGCCAACCTGCACCAGTGCATTGCAGCAGAAGTTTTTCACCACAAAGGCACAAAGGGGCACAAAGTTTCTTAAAGCCTATCCGAAAACTTTCTCAGTCTGGAGTTGAGCTTTGTCCATTGGGGCTTTTCGGATAGGCTTTTCGTGCGCTTGATGTCTTTGTGGTTCAAACTAAAACTGGCGGGTTATTTTCGGCAACCTGCACTGGCGTTTGGCGTAAATCTGCCTCCTGCCTGCCTTGAACCGTAGTGAAGAATCTAACCTGGATGACTCTAATAATGTTAAGTTACGTTTAGTGTTTTGACTGAACACTCACTCCATTTGATTGAGTTTCCATGACAGTTGCTGTTTCTCTCCAGAACGTCTATAAGCACTACAACAAGATGCCCGTTGTGAACAATCTCTCATTTCAGATTGAGGCGGGTGAGATGTTTGGGCTGTTGGGACCGAATGGAGCCGGGAAATCTACCACCATCCGGATGCTAACCACCCTGACCCGTCCTTCCCAGGGAGAAATTTGGGTTGCCGGATATCATGTGGTCAACCAGCGATCGCAGGTGAAACAGCGGATCGGTGTGGTTCTCCAGCAGACCAGTGTGGACAATGACCTTTCAGTTTGGGAAAACATGGAGTTTCATGGGCGACTGCACCACATTCCCCGCTCCCAGCGCCAGCAGGACATTGATCGCTGGCTGGACTATGTAGACCTGGCAGACCGGCGAGATGATCGAGTCAAGACCCTCTCTGGTGGCATGAAGCGTCGGCTCCAGATTGCCCGTGCCCTGTTACACCAACCAGACGTTTTGTTTCTGGACGAACCCACCGTTGGACTTGACCCCCAGACCCGTCGCCGCCTCTGGGAAATCATTCGTGACCTGAACCAGCAGGGTATGACGATTCTGCTCACCACTCACTATATGGATGAGGTGGAATATTTGTGCGATCGCATTGGCATTATGGACAATGGCAAATTGATTGAACTGGGAACCCTCCAGGAATTTCGCCAGAAGCACGGGGAAGGACTGGTCATGAAGCAAATGCAGGACCGTTGGGACTATAAATTCTTCCCCACGCTGGAAGATGCGAACCGCTATCTTGACCACCAGCCAGACAAAACCGGCATGATGGTCAGACCTTCTAACTTAGAAGATATCTTTGTGGAACTCACCGGCAGGAATTTGGACTGAAAGGGTGTTAAGAAATGTCTTTACACTTTAGACAACAACGCTGACTGTTCCAGAGGCACAGGAACCACAGAGCAATCCTCCGTACCTTCCGTGTCTCTGGGGTAGAACTTCAGGTTTTTCAGTTTATTCAATCCACGATCCTGAACTTGAAGAGATGAAGCAGACTGGTTAATCTAGATGAGGCGGAAGTTTAGGATTCAATCAGTATGTTTAATATTCCCGTAGAGATCCCTGATCAAATCAGCACCTTAGAACTGTCGAAAATTTGGTTATACAAAGCGTTTCAAAATCTTGAGCGTGAGCTTGAGCGGGGAGTGGATGGGGAAACAAATCTGGAAGGGTCTTCAACAACAGAGGACGAAAGCAGCGACCAGTGACCCTGGTATCCAGTTAAAGTTACGATATAGCAGCGTCTCACCCTCTGGATGAATCTCCTTTACCGGGAATACACTCAGAGGCGTAGAGGTTTGTCCGTTCTTTCATGAATCACCCCTTATCCATCTTGCTCACTTCACCTTCCATCAAATTTGGTACAGACGGCTGGCGCGGAGTTATTGCAGCGGACTTCACCTTTGAACGTCTGGCCTTCGTTGCCCCTCTGGCGGCTAAGGTTCTGGCTGACTTCTATGGCAAGACCACAGACAATCGCACGGTGATTGTGGGGTACGATCGCCGCTTTCTCTCAGAAGAGTTTGCTCATGCGGTAGCCGATGCCGTGACTGCCGCTGGCTTTGATGTGCTGCTGTCAGAGGGGTATGCGCCTACCCCTGCCTTTAGCTGGGCAGCCAAACAACATCACGCTCTGGGGGCACTGGTGATTACTGCCAGCCACAACCCTGGAAAATATTCGGGACTGAAGGTCAAGGGTGCCTTTGGTGGCTCGGTTCCCCCGGTCGTCACCCAGCGGATTGAAGCCATGCTGAAGGAGGGGGTGACCGTGCAGGCAACACCCAGCACTTTACAAACCTTCGACCCCTGGCAGGGCTACTGTGAGGAGTTGCGAACCAAAG is from Leptothermofonsia sichuanensis E412 and encodes:
- the ccmA gene encoding heme ABC exporter ATP-binding protein CcmA, coding for MTVAVSLQNVYKHYNKMPVVNNLSFQIEAGEMFGLLGPNGAGKSTTIRMLTTLTRPSQGEIWVAGYHVVNQRSQVKQRIGVVLQQTSVDNDLSVWENMEFHGRLHHIPRSQRQQDIDRWLDYVDLADRRDDRVKTLSGGMKRRLQIARALLHQPDVLFLDEPTVGLDPQTRRRLWEIIRDLNQQGMTILLTTHYMDEVEYLCDRIGIMDNGKLIELGTLQEFRQKHGEGLVMKQMQDRWDYKFFPTLEDANRYLDHQPDKTGMMVRPSNLEDIFVELTGRNLD